A single region of the Limnochordia bacterium genome encodes:
- a CDS encoding sugar ABC transporter substrate-binding protein: protein MKTRKLAGTLALLCLIITSLTGSVLSEKVTIKAVIWGGQNELEVEQQIAEEYNRLNPHIELVVESYGASYNDKILVETAGAVGPDVMLLDSIAVPFWVDKDLLIDLKPYLERDEPDFLDQFFPNVIDAGRVGDRLYAIPKDFTPQVLYYNRRAFDLAGITEPEFGWTWEEFLEKAPKLTSDEPRRERYAAYFSDWIFRWINWVWCLGGEVLGWENGQLMADGYLDSKATTEAIGEFIALKNDYRVAISSRDVGILGVEPLLTGRCALWGSGHWWLVNLRKLRAFKPEEIRVVNYPVRVQQANLMAESGFAMTVNTKHPDEAWEVVKWLTGPFAQSARAESGLAISANIAIAQEFAYADPIEEGFLLDVPFMKVHVIEHPSYDQISSIIDTAIRSAAYDGKALGPALEIAAEQVDMVIKNNPWSPYEE from the coding sequence ATGAAGACTCGGAAGTTAGCGGGAACCCTAGCATTGCTTTGCCTAATCATCACATCGCTTACTGGATCTGTTCTTAGCGAGAAGGTCACGATTAAGGCTGTCATTTGGGGAGGGCAGAACGAGTTAGAGGTTGAGCAGCAGATTGCCGAGGAGTATAACCGACTGAATCCGCACATTGAACTAGTTGTTGAGTCCTATGGCGCCAGCTACAACGATAAGATCCTGGTAGAAACCGCGGGCGCGGTAGGTCCCGATGTCATGCTACTAGACTCAATAGCCGTTCCCTTTTGGGTTGATAAGGATCTATTGATCGACCTCAAACCATATTTGGAGCGGGATGAGCCAGATTTTCTTGATCAGTTTTTCCCAAACGTGATCGATGCTGGTCGAGTCGGGGATAGACTATATGCCATACCGAAGGATTTCACACCCCAGGTGCTTTACTACAATCGTCGTGCCTTTGATCTAGCCGGGATCACCGAACCCGAATTTGGTTGGACGTGGGAGGAATTCCTAGAAAAAGCTCCCAAGCTTACCAGCGATGAGCCCCGCCGCGAACGATATGCCGCTTACTTTTCCGATTGGATCTTCCGTTGGATCAACTGGGTGTGGTGTCTAGGGGGCGAAGTACTCGGTTGGGAAAATGGTCAGCTGATGGCCGATGGATACCTAGACTCAAAGGCCACCACTGAAGCAATTGGCGAGTTTATTGCCCTCAAAAATGACTATCGTGTGGCTATTAGCAGTCGTGATGTAGGCATATTAGGTGTTGAACCACTCCTTACTGGTCGTTGCGCCCTGTGGGGTTCTGGACATTGGTGGTTAGTAAACCTGCGCAAGCTGAGGGCCTTCAAACCCGAGGAGATCCGAGTAGTGAACTATCCTGTGCGGGTACAACAGGCCAACTTGATGGCTGAATCAGGCTTTGCCATGACTGTCAATACCAAGCATCCTGATGAAGCCTGGGAAGTAGTCAAGTGGCTTACCGGACCCTTTGCCCAGTCCGCAAGGGCTGAAAGTGGCCTGGCCATATCGGCAAATATCGCTATAGCCCAGGAATTCGCCTATGCGGACCCAATTGAGGAGGGATTCCTCCTAGACGTACCGTTTATGAAGGTTCATGTGATTGAGCATCCAAGCTACGATCAAATATCCAGCATTATTGATACTGCAATTAGATCCGCCGCCTACGATGGAAAGGCCCTTGGCCCAGCCCTGGAGATCGCCGCAGAACAAGTTGATATGGTCATCAAGAATAATCCATGGTCCCCATACGAAGAGTAG
- a CDS encoding extracellular solute-binding protein: MKERRLVVIIALVCLMLIGVGNVSFAEKVKIKAVIWGGPSELEVEEIIAEEFNRLYPDIELIVESYAGYNDKILVETAGGVGPDIMLLDSISVPFWVDTGILYDLNPYIAKEPGDFLDQYFPIVVDAGRIGDRLYAIPKDFTPQVLYYNRRAFDLAGVTEPEPGWTWDEFMDKAPKLTSDEPRREKYAVFFDDSTYRWINWIWCLGGEVLAWEDGQRKADGYLNSQETTEAFTQLIALKDDYNVAIPWRDIGILGIEPLVSGRCALWGSGHWWLQSLRKLRAFKPEEIRVVGYPVKEARANLMAESGFAMTKNTKDPEAAWEAIKFLCGPFAQEARAESGLAVSANISVAQEFALLDPIEEGFLLEVPFMRVQVIDYPNSGDINSELSKAFQAIAYEGKAIGPTLEIAAEQIDLIIRENPWSPF, translated from the coding sequence ATGAAGGAACGAAGATTAGTTGTGATCATTGCTCTGGTTTGTTTGATGCTTATTGGTGTTGGCAATGTGTCTTTCGCAGAGAAGGTGAAGATTAAGGCTGTGATCTGGGGAGGTCCCTCAGAGTTAGAAGTAGAGGAGATTATTGCCGAGGAATTCAATCGACTATATCCTGATATAGAGCTCATTGTTGAGTCGTATGCTGGGTACAACGATAAAATTCTTGTGGAAACCGCCGGCGGTGTAGGCCCGGACATCATGCTGTTGGACTCCATTTCCGTTCCCTTTTGGGTGGATACGGGGATCCTATACGATCTTAACCCGTACATCGCCAAAGAACCCGGTGATTTCCTGGACCAATACTTCCCAATCGTCGTCGATGCAGGACGCATCGGGGACAGACTCTATGCCATACCGAAGGACTTTACACCCCAGGTATTATACTACAATCGACGTGCTTTTGATCTTGCCGGAGTCACAGAACCAGAACCGGGTTGGACCTGGGATGAGTTTATGGACAAAGCCCCGAAACTCACCAGCGACGAACCCCGCAGAGAAAAGTATGCAGTATTCTTTGATGACTCTACTTACCGTTGGATTAACTGGATCTGGTGTCTAGGTGGAGAAGTACTGGCTTGGGAGGATGGACAGCGCAAGGCTGATGGGTATCTAAACTCGCAGGAAACCACTGAAGCCTTTACCCAATTGATTGCCCTAAAAGACGATTACAATGTCGCCATCCCCTGGCGGGACATAGGCATATTGGGCATCGAACCATTAGTCAGTGGTCGCTGTGCTCTTTGGGGTTCAGGCCACTGGTGGCTGCAAAGTCTTCGTAAGCTGAGGGCTTTCAAACCAGAGGAGATCCGGGTAGTGGGATATCCCGTTAAAGAAGCTCGGGCTAACTTAATGGCCGAATCCGGATTTGCCATGACCAAGAACACTAAGGATCCCGAAGCAGCTTGGGAAGCAATTAAGTTCCTTTGTGGGCCCTTTGCCCAGGAAGCCCGCGCTGAAAGCGGTTTGGCCGTATCCGCTAATATTAGTGTTGCCCAGGAATTCGCCCTTTTAGACCCCATCGAAGAGGGATTCCTACTGGAAGTACCCTTCATGCGCGTGCAGGTAATTGACTATCCAAACTCCGGGGACATCAACAGTGAATTGAGCAAAGCCTTTCAAGCTATCGCCTACGAAGGCAAGGCCATAGGTCCTACCCTGGAAATTGCCGCTGAGCAAATTGACCTGATCATCAGGGAAAATCCCTGGTCGCCTTTCTGA
- the splB gene encoding spore photoproduct lyase, which yields MEIIKTVTLPQLDTRLFMPTQVFFEEAALDYPLGRRLQEMFSLRGIPLQMTPSHNRLNIEGATYAERFHRAKETLVVGVKKDLTLQPCRPSADYRLIENTSCPGRCHYCYLAASLGERVYMRIYVNIDEILQSARKKIVSRQPQTTTFEASSSSDPVALEHLSGSLRKTIEFFGEQRWGRLRVVTKFANISSFLDINHQGNTRFRFSINTDRIIDNYEEHTASLDQRLEGAKLLCQAGYPIGFIIAPLLIYPHWQEEYSVLLDNVKDTLREVSREQLTFELIMHRFTARSARLIKERFPHSSLDLSQEGRVHKGFGKYVYEPSKAEELEQFLRAEINNRFPQGVVEYFT from the coding sequence GTGGAGATAATCAAGACCGTCACACTCCCACAACTAGATACGCGACTTTTTATGCCCACACAGGTATTCTTTGAAGAGGCGGCACTAGACTATCCTTTAGGCCGTCGCTTGCAGGAGATGTTCTCGCTTAGGGGCATCCCCCTTCAGATGACCCCATCCCACAATCGACTAAACATTGAAGGTGCAACCTATGCCGAAAGGTTTCATCGGGCCAAGGAAACATTAGTAGTGGGCGTCAAGAAAGACCTCACTTTACAGCCTTGTCGTCCATCGGCAGATTATCGCCTCATAGAAAACACTAGTTGTCCCGGTCGTTGTCATTACTGCTATCTAGCCGCAAGCCTCGGCGAGCGAGTATACATGCGGATCTATGTTAACATCGATGAAATCCTACAATCCGCACGAAAGAAGATTGTGAGCAGACAACCCCAAACAACTACCTTCGAAGCCAGCAGTTCATCGGATCCAGTGGCCCTTGAACACCTCAGCGGTTCTTTACGGAAGACAATTGAGTTTTTCGGAGAACAACGATGGGGTCGGCTCCGTGTTGTTACAAAATTTGCAAACATATCGTCGTTTCTGGATATTAACCACCAAGGCAACACGAGATTTCGATTCAGCATTAATACAGACCGGATCATCGACAATTACGAGGAACATACTGCCTCCCTTGATCAACGCTTGGAGGGAGCAAAACTTCTTTGTCAAGCAGGATATCCCATCGGATTTATTATCGCGCCCTTACTGATCTATCCCCACTGGCAGGAAGAGTACAGTGTACTGCTCGATAACGTTAAAGATACCTTAAGAGAAGTAAGTAGGGAGCAGCTCACCTTCGAACTGATCATGCATAGATTCACAGCCCGCTCTGCACGGCTTATTAAAGAACGGTTTCCCCATTCATCCTTAGATCTAAGTCAAGAGGGGCGGGTTCACAAAGGATTCGGCAAGTACGTCTATGAACCTTCTAAGGCCGAGGAGCTGGAGCAATTTTTGAGGGCAGAGATCAACAACAGATTCCCCCAAGGTGTGGTGGAATACTTCACGTAG
- a CDS encoding MATE family efflux transporter, translating to MKNSKTVDFTEGSILRHLIGFSLPMFLGNLLQALYNTVDSIWVGRFLGHEALAAVSVGFPVIFSLIALISGITMATTIMVSQYFGAQEEDRVTKTINNSVLLLTVCGAIVSVVGVVFRRPLLQMINTPEDIIDLADAYLGVFMTGLVAMFLYNVASSVLRGLGDSRTPLRFLAYTTVLNIVLDPVFIFGLGPIPPMGVKGAALATVLSQVVSAVLALRYLYVSSGLVHYKPGTFRPDWELTGLTFRIGLPAGIQQALVSLGALVVSALVNSFGATVVAGFGAAARIDHFAFMPAMSIGIAVSALVGQNMGAGKTERVYETVRWSSLLGIAITLIFSLISYFKPEFFLVWFTKEPDVIREGALYLKYMSFSYIPMSLMLTLGGVLRGAGDTTSTMVITLISLWVVRVPLAKYLSTLPQLGVAGVWLGIVLSSLSGFLLHYAFYKAGRWQEKAVASREVQPSKG from the coding sequence TTGAAGAACTCGAAAACTGTTGATTTCACTGAGGGAAGTATCTTAAGGCATTTAATCGGTTTTTCGCTGCCTATGTTCTTGGGAAACTTACTACAGGCTCTGTATAATACGGTAGATAGTATCTGGGTCGGACGATTTCTTGGGCATGAGGCCCTTGCGGCGGTTTCCGTAGGCTTTCCGGTCATTTTTTCGCTAATTGCTCTGATCAGTGGAATTACCATGGCTACTACGATCATGGTTTCCCAGTATTTCGGTGCCCAAGAGGAAGACAGAGTCACCAAGACGATCAACAATTCAGTCCTGTTACTTACTGTATGTGGTGCCATCGTGTCCGTGGTTGGTGTTGTTTTTAGGCGCCCCCTACTCCAGATGATCAATACACCCGAGGATATCATTGATCTTGCTGATGCTTACCTCGGGGTGTTTATGACCGGGCTTGTTGCTATGTTCTTGTACAATGTGGCCAGCTCAGTTCTAAGAGGTTTGGGGGATTCCCGAACCCCCTTGCGTTTTCTGGCGTATACCACTGTGCTGAACATTGTTTTGGATCCGGTTTTCATTTTCGGGTTAGGGCCAATTCCCCCCATGGGAGTGAAGGGTGCCGCCTTAGCAACGGTGCTATCCCAGGTGGTATCGGCGGTGTTGGCACTGCGCTATCTTTATGTGTCATCGGGTCTTGTTCACTACAAACCGGGGACCTTTAGACCTGATTGGGAGCTGACGGGTTTAACGTTCAGAATTGGACTTCCCGCAGGTATTCAGCAGGCTCTAGTTTCCTTAGGCGCATTAGTTGTTAGTGCACTCGTAAACAGCTTTGGCGCCACGGTGGTTGCAGGATTTGGCGCGGCGGCGCGAATAGATCATTTTGCATTTATGCCGGCGATGAGTATTGGCATTGCTGTGTCTGCTTTGGTTGGACAGAATATGGGGGCGGGGAAAACCGAGCGGGTCTATGAGACGGTGCGGTGGAGTTCATTGCTGGGAATAGCAATTACTCTCATCTTCTCACTCATCTCCTATTTCAAGCCGGAATTCTTTCTTGTATGGTTTACCAAAGAACCGGATGTAATTCGTGAGGGCGCGTTATACCTTAAATACATGAGTTTCTCCTATATCCCGATGTCATTAATGCTGACCTTAGGTGGTGTCTTGCGTGGCGCCGGGGATACGACATCAACAATGGTGATTACCCTGATATCCCTGTGGGTAGTGCGTGTTCCTCTTGCTAAGTATCTCTCAACTTTACCCCAGCTGGGTGTGGCAGGAGTCTGGCTCGGGATTGTACTAAGTTCACTGAGCGGCTTTCTCCTCCACTATGCTTTTTATAAAGCAGGCCGTTGGCAGGAAAAGGCTGTTGCTTCAAGGGAGGTTCAACCTAGCAAAGGTTAA
- a CDS encoding MarR family transcriptional regulator, producing MADVMSEQITAVKALLHDVFHGMRYQIGFLFGQHTGITPSQLAVLQVIAGHTKEPPTFTAVVRELNLAPSTVSGIVKRLERDGLVKRLQEPADLRVSRLQLTGRAAQLLGTLCKVYDYCIDQNFKVFTQDELESFVELLAKLKMAIELADLANLDDIVARKGSRIEELENC from the coding sequence ATGGCCGATGTGATGTCAGAGCAGATTACGGCTGTCAAAGCATTACTCCATGATGTGTTTCATGGTATGCGCTATCAAATTGGGTTCTTGTTCGGACAGCACACCGGGATTACACCGTCCCAGCTTGCAGTACTTCAGGTGATTGCCGGGCATACTAAGGAGCCGCCTACCTTTACGGCGGTGGTTCGAGAGCTGAACTTAGCACCTAGTACGGTGTCGGGAATCGTGAAGCGACTGGAACGGGACGGTTTGGTTAAAAGGCTTCAGGAACCTGCGGATCTGCGCGTTAGTCGCTTGCAGTTAACAGGGAGAGCAGCTCAGCTTCTTGGGACTTTATGCAAGGTTTACGACTACTGCATTGATCAGAACTTCAAGGTATTTACTCAAGATGAGCTGGAGAGTTTTGTTGAGCTGCTTGCCAAGCTCAAAATGGCCATAGAATTAGCAGATTTAGCAAATCTAGATGATATTGTTGCCAGGAAGGGATCTCGAATTGAAGAACTCGAAAACTGTTGA